In Streptomyces sp. NBC_01551, one DNA window encodes the following:
- the pucL gene encoding factor-independent urate hydroxylase, translating into MSKHVLAQNQYGKAENRIVKVTRKGNDGSWHEIRDLNVSVALRGEFRDVHLTGDNANCLPTDTTKNTVYAFGKEHGIDSPEAFGILLAKHFVSSQQPIREAQIRIEEYVWDRIPVPTRKEQHSFVRKGQEVRTAQITYSETTGLQVISGLKDLTVMNSTNSEFHGYIKDKYTTLQEAYDRILATKVTARWAHSALAADDSSYDWDQAYKKVRKNMLEAFAETYSYSLQQTLNQMAERVLDHCPKVNEVRLNLPNKHHFLVDLEPFGLKNDNEVYFAADRMYGLIEGTVHRDGVRPVIATSDWIVA; encoded by the coding sequence ATGAGCAAGCACGTCCTGGCCCAGAACCAGTACGGCAAGGCCGAGAACCGCATCGTCAAGGTCACCCGCAAGGGCAACGACGGTTCCTGGCACGAGATCCGCGACCTCAACGTCTCCGTCGCCCTGCGCGGTGAGTTCCGCGACGTGCACCTGACCGGCGACAACGCCAACTGCCTGCCGACCGACACCACCAAGAACACGGTGTACGCCTTCGGCAAGGAGCACGGCATCGACTCGCCCGAGGCCTTCGGCATCCTGCTCGCCAAGCACTTCGTCTCCTCGCAGCAGCCGATCCGCGAGGCGCAGATCCGCATCGAGGAGTACGTCTGGGACCGCATCCCGGTCCCCACGCGCAAGGAGCAGCACTCCTTCGTCCGCAAGGGACAGGAGGTGCGCACCGCGCAGATCACCTACAGCGAGACGACCGGCCTCCAGGTCATCTCGGGGCTGAAGGACCTGACCGTGATGAACTCGACGAACTCCGAGTTCCACGGGTACATCAAGGACAAGTACACGACGCTCCAGGAGGCGTACGACCGCATCCTGGCGACCAAGGTCACCGCGCGCTGGGCGCACTCGGCGCTCGCCGCCGACGACTCCTCGTACGACTGGGACCAGGCGTACAAGAAGGTCCGCAAGAACATGCTGGAGGCGTTCGCGGAGACCTACTCCTACTCGCTCCAGCAGACCCTGAACCAGATGGCCGAGCGGGTGCTCGACCACTGCCCCAAGGTCAACGAGGTGCGCCTCAACCTGCCCAACAAGCACCACTTCCTCGTGGACCTGGAGCCCTTCGGCCTCAAGAACGACAACGAGGTGTACTTCGCGGCGGACCGGATGTACGGCCTGATCGAGGGCACCGTCCACCGCGACGGCGTGCGGCCGGTGATCGCGACGAGCGACTGGATCGTGGCCTAG
- a CDS encoding aspartate aminotransferase family protein, with product MNAEAADALAAVKDADRKHVFHSWSAQELIDPLAVAGAEGSYFWDYEGKRYLDFSSALVYTNIGYQHPKVAAAIAEQAAKLCTVAPGFAVDVRSEAARLIAERTPGDLDKIFFTNAGAEAVENAVRMARLHTGRPKVLSTYRSYHGATSTAINLTGDARRFGNDTATAGVVHFWGPYLYRSPFHSANEAEECARALRHLEDTIVFEGPQSIAAIILETVGGAPGVLVPPAGYLAGVRELCDRFGIVFVLDEIMVGFGRTGTWFAADNWEVTPDLICFAKGVTSGYVPLGGVAISAAIAETFARRPYPGGLTYSGHVLACAAAVATINVMEEEGIVAQSARTGAELLGPGLRALAERHPSVGEVRGLGTFWALELVRSRGTGEPLVPYNAAGADNAPMAEFAAACKKGGLWPLVAGNRLHVAPACNITPEDVAKGLAILDEALTVADAHAL from the coding sequence ATGAACGCAGAAGCCGCTGACGCCCTCGCCGCCGTCAAAGACGCCGACCGCAAGCACGTCTTCCACTCCTGGTCGGCTCAGGAGCTCATCGACCCGCTCGCCGTGGCCGGGGCCGAGGGCTCGTACTTCTGGGACTACGAGGGCAAGCGCTACCTCGATTTCTCCAGCGCCCTCGTCTACACGAACATCGGCTACCAGCACCCCAAGGTGGCCGCGGCCATCGCGGAGCAGGCCGCCAAGCTGTGCACCGTCGCCCCCGGCTTCGCCGTGGACGTCCGCTCCGAGGCCGCCCGTCTGATCGCCGAGCGCACCCCCGGCGACCTGGACAAGATCTTCTTCACCAACGCCGGCGCCGAGGCCGTCGAGAACGCCGTCCGCATGGCGCGCCTGCACACCGGCCGTCCCAAGGTGCTGTCCACGTACCGCTCGTACCACGGCGCCACCTCCACCGCGATCAACCTGACCGGTGACGCCCGCCGCTTCGGCAACGACACCGCGACCGCCGGGGTCGTGCACTTCTGGGGCCCGTACCTCTACCGCTCGCCCTTCCACTCGGCCAACGAAGCCGAGGAATGCGCCCGCGCCCTGCGCCACCTCGAGGACACCATCGTCTTCGAGGGCCCGCAGTCCATCGCCGCGATCATCCTGGAGACCGTCGGCGGCGCTCCCGGCGTGCTCGTGCCGCCGGCCGGCTACCTCGCCGGGGTCCGCGAACTCTGCGACCGCTTCGGGATCGTCTTCGTCCTGGACGAGATCATGGTCGGCTTCGGGCGGACCGGCACCTGGTTCGCCGCCGACAACTGGGAGGTCACCCCCGACCTCATCTGCTTCGCCAAGGGCGTGACCAGCGGATACGTCCCGCTCGGCGGCGTCGCCATCTCGGCCGCCATCGCCGAGACCTTCGCCCGGCGGCCCTACCCGGGCGGGCTGACGTACTCCGGGCACGTGCTGGCCTGCGCGGCCGCCGTCGCGACGATCAACGTCATGGAGGAGGAGGGCATCGTCGCCCAGTCCGCCCGCACCGGCGCGGAACTGCTGGGCCCGGGCCTGCGCGCGCTCGCCGAGCGCCACCCCTCGGTCGGCGAGGTCCGGGGGCTCGGCACCTTCTGGGCACTGGAACTCGTACGGAGCCGGGGGACGGGCGAGCCGCTCGTCCCGTACAACGCGGCGGGCGCCGACAACGCGCCGATGGCCGAGTTCGCGGCGGCCTGCAAGAAGGGCGGCCTGTGGCCGCTGGTCGCCGGCAACCGCCTCCACGTCGCCCCGGCCTGCAACATCACGCCGGAGGACGTCGCCAAGGGCCTCGCGATCCTCGACGAGGCCCTGACGGTCGCGGACGCGCACGCGCTCTGA